Proteins encoded within one genomic window of Cucumis sativus cultivar 9930 chromosome 3, Cucumber_9930_V3, whole genome shotgun sequence:
- the LOC101213480 gene encoding DEAD-box ATP-dependent RNA helicase 32, producing MKQKFKSKNSGKQKRLSENEEIKLLNSWIESQKPDSGSNPMSLPPPLPNAPIGRIDDDTYSRYAGATRFDQLPISSKTKDGLRKAEFIDMTDIQKASLPHALCGRDILGAAKTGSGKTLAFLIPVLEKLYRERWGPEFGVGSIIISPTRELGAQLFDVLKAVGKFHNFSAGLLIGGRKDVNTEKEHVNELNILVCTPGRLLQHMDETPNFDCSQLQVLVLDEADRILDVGFKKTLNAIISQLPKHRQTFLFSATQTKSVQDLARLSLKDPEYLSVHEESTTATPNSLQQTAMVVPLEQKLDMLWSFIKAHLNSKILVFLSSCKQVKFVFETFKKLRPGIPLKCLHGRMKQDKRMGIYSEFCEKRSVLFSTDVASRGLDFNKAVDWVVQVDCPEDVASYIHRVGRTARYHSGGKSVLFIMPSEMKMLEQLESAKVPIQLIKANTKRLQPVSGLLSALLVKYPNFQQLAQRAFITYLRSIHIQKDKEIFDVMKLSIDEFSASLGLPMTPKIRFIDQKRRSQKMSANPTTFLALDSSGDENVSNTMDGELEVGDFKESDQGLFPPIDNPSSEVEDAVAPTRILKKKKLKINVHRPVGTRVSFDDDGNPLAPLAKLADIKTSNDAFVVDKDEKNEFYKKRREELKQADKEDKLLNRNRLKEKRKEKMNKMKKRAAKETQDDEDDISESEEERPQKRSKKFVDSDSDIDNKVENKFNTESISVAEQEELALKLLSSLQS from the exons ATGAAGCAGAAATTCAAATCCAAGAACTCTGGCAAGCAGAAGAGACTATccgaaaatgaagaaattaagcTCTTAAATTCATGGATTGAATCACAGAAACCGGACTCAGGCTCCAATCCTATGTCGCTTCCTCCGCCGCTACCGAATGCTCCCATTGGCCGTATCGACGACGATACATACTCTCGTTACGCCGGAGCGACGAGGTTTGATCAGCTGCCGATTTCGAGCAAGACCAAAGATGGGTTGCGCAAAGCTGAGTTCATTGACATGACTGACATACAGAAGGCTTCACTGCCTCACGCGCTTTGTGGTCGAGATATTCTTGGTGCAGCTAAAACTGGTTCGGGAAAGACGCTAGCTTTTCTTATACCT GTTCTTGAAAAATTGTATAGAGAGAGATGGGGTCCCGAGTTTGGAGTAGGGAGTATAATAATATCTCCCACAAGAGAATTAGGAGCTCAGCTGTTTGATGTATTGAAAGCTGTAggaaaatttcataatttcagTGCTGGCCTATTAATTGGTGGTCGTAAAGATGTTAACACTGAGAAGGAGCACGTGAATGAGTTGAACATTCTTGTCTGCACTCCTGGTCGACTTCTTCAGCATATGGACGAGACTCCAAATTTTGATTGTTCACAGCTTCAG GTTTTAGTCCTTGATGAAGCAGATCGTATTCTTGATGTTGGATTTAAGAAGACTTTAAATGCTATCATCTCACAGCTACCTAAGCACAGACAAACCTTTCTGTTCTCAGCAACTCAAACGAAGTCTGTTCAGGATCTTGCCAGACTCAGTTTGAAAGATCCTGAGTACCTTAGTGTCCATGAAGAATCTACGACTGCCACACCCAATAGTCTACAGCAAACTGCGATGGTTGTCCCTCTTGAGCAGAAGCTGGACATGTTATGGAGCTTTATAAAGGCGCATCTTAATTCTAAGATTCTCGTGTTTCTCTCTAGTTGTAAGCAG gtaaaatttgtttttgaaactttCAAAAAGTTGCGCCCTGGAATCCCATTGAAGTGCCTCCATGGAAGGATGAAGCAGGACAAAAGGATGGGTATTTATTCCGAGTTCTGTGAGAAGCGCTCAGTTCTCTTCTCAACAGATGTAGCCTCTAGAGGTCTTGATTTTAACAAGGCTGTTGACTGGGTTGTCCAG GTTGATTGCCCCGAGGATGTGGCTTCTTACATACATAGAGTTGGTCGCACTGCTCGGTACCATTCAGGTGGGAAATcggttttatttattatgcCCTCGGAAATGAAAATGCTTGAACAATTGGAATCAGCCAAAGTACCTATTCAGCTTATCAAg GCAAACACAAAAAGACTTCAACCAGTTTCTGGTTTGCTGTCAGCCTTGTTAGTCAAGTATCCTAATTTTCAGCAACTCGCTCAAAGGGCCTTTATCACTTATCTTCGGTCAATTCATATTCAGAAGGATAAGGAAATATTTGATGTTATGAAACTGTCAATTGACGAATTTTCAGCTTCATTGGGGTTGCCAATGACCCCAAAAATTCGTTTCATTGATCAGAAAAGGAGGTCGCAGAAGATGTCTGCTAATCCTACCACTTTTCTTGCATTGGATTCTTCGGGTGATGAGAATGTTTCCAATACAATGGATGGAGAATTGGAGGTTGGTGACTTTAAAGAAAGCGACCAAGGACTTTTTCCACCTATTGATAACCCTTCTAGCGAAGTTGAAGATGCTGT GGCACCTACGCggatattgaagaaaaagaagttaaagaTCAATGTCCACAGGCCAGTAGGGACGAGAGTCAGTTTTGATGATGATGGCAACCCACTTGCCCCTCTTGCTAAGCTTGCTGACATCAAAACTAGCAATGATGCATTTGTAGTCGATAAAG atgaaaaaaatgagttcTACAAAAAGAGGAGGGAAGAGTTAAAACAAGCTGACAAGGAAGACAAACTTCTCAATCGGAATCGTCTTAAAGAGAAGCGAaaggagaagatgaataagATGAAGAAGAGGGCGGCCAAAGAAACACAGGATGACGAGGATGACATTTCTGAGTCTGAAGAAGAAAGACCACAGAAAAGGTCCAAGAAATTTGTTGACAGTGATAGTGATATTGACAATAAAGTAGAAAACAAGTTCAATACAGAGTCCATTTCAGTGGCAGAACAAGAGGAGTTGGCTCTCAAATTATTGAGTTCTTTGCaatcataa
- the LOC101213237 gene encoding vacuolar protein sorting-associated protein 22 homolog 1, with amino-acid sequence MRRRPGIGGLQTAAAARDQYRQLGENVAKLRADMMKEQLSTFRSQLEDFARKHKKDISKNPAFRSQFHEMCAKVGVDPLASNKGFWAELLGIGDFYYEIGVQIVDICLSTRPHNGGLISLQELCTLLRQRRKSDREAVSEDDCLRAISKLKILGSGFEVITVGKKKLVRSVPTELNKDHNEILELAQAQGYATVDEVERRLSWTSGRAVDALDTLLDEGLAMIDDGHRDGRRRYWFPCVSPISSSLTTDA; translated from the exons ATGAGGCGGAGACCTGGCATTGGAGGCTTACAGACAGCCGCGGCGGCGAGG GACCAATACCGCCAGCTGGGTGAAAATGTAGCGAAGCTCCGAGCTGATATGATGAAGGAGCAACTCTCCACCTTTCGATCTCAGTTAGAGGATTTTGCTCGCAAACACAAG AAAGATATCAGTAAGAACCCGGCTTTCAGATCACAGTTCCATGAAATGTGTGCTAAAGTTGGAGTAGATCCCTTGGCCTCAAACAAGGGGTTTTGGGCAGAGCTATTAGGCATTGGTGATTTCTATTACGAGATTG GAGTGCAAATTGTTGACATTTGCTTGTCTACAAGGCCCCACAATGGGGGTTTGATTAGCTTACAAGAACTGTGTACTTTGCTTCGGCAGAGACGAAAAAGTGATCGTGAAGCTGTTTCTGAGGATGACTGCCTGCGAGCTATAAGTAAACTGAAG ATACTGGGAAGTGGTTTTGAGGTAATTACTGTTGGCAAGAAAAAACTTGTTCGGTCCGTTCCAACCGAGTTAAACAAGGATCACAATGAAATTCTTGAGCTCGCGCAG GCTCAAGGCTATGCAACTGTTGATGAGGTAGAGAGACGACTTTCTTGGACATCTGGTCGTGCAGTTGATGCCCTCGATACTCTCCTAGAT GAAGGTCTTGCGATGATTGATGATGGCCACCGTGATGGTAGACGTCGCTATTGGTTTCCTTGTGTTTCTCctatttcatcttctctcacAACTGATGCCTAA
- the LOC101212756 gene encoding probable serine/threonine-protein kinase PBL23, whose translation MNCFQCCGSEEKVNKKSLKKSIKEFEETKTLTSFANISFKSDASRRRYITEEIKKLGKGNITAQIFTFDELSTATNNFNHENLLGEGGFGRVYKGIIESTKQVTAVKQLDRNGFQGNKEFLVEVLMLSLLHHPNLVNLVGYCADGDQRILVYEYMAKGSLEDHLLDIASDKPPLDWKTRMKIAEGAAKGLEYLHETANPPVIYRDFKASNILLDEEFNPKLSDFGLAKLGPTGDKSHVSTRVMGTYGYCAPEYALTGQLTTKSDVYSFGVVFLEIITGRRVIDNARPTAEQNLITWAQPLFKDRRKFTLMADPKLEGDYPVKALYQALAVAAMCLQEEANTRPLISDVVTALEYLAANKDVDADGDVDDESDSGSVSGSGSGSGSASPDRSSNKGDKNIDVEGDGR comes from the exons ATGAATTGCTTTCAATGTTGTGGGTCAGAGGAGAAAGTCAATAAAAAGTCTTTGAAAAAGAGCATTAAAGAGTTTGAAGAGACAAAAACTTTAACCTCATTTGCCAACATTTCCTTTAAATCTG ATGCTAGTCGGCGAAGGTACATAACTGAGGAGATAAAAAAGTTAGGAAAGGGAAACATCACTGCTCAAATTTTTACATTTGATGAGCTATCAACTGCTACAAATAACTTCAACCACGAAAATCTATTGGGGGAAGGTGGTTTTGGAAGGGTTTACAAAGGCATCATTGAAAGCACAAAACAA GTAACGGCCGTGAAGCAACTTGATCGAAATGGATTTCAAGGAAACAAAGAATTCCTTGTAGAGGTTTTGATGTTGAGCCTTCTTCACCATCCTAATCTTGTAAATTTGGTTGGTTATTGTGCTGACGGGGATCAGAGGATTTTGGTTTATGAGTACATGGCTAAAGGTTCCTTGGAGGATCATCTTCTTG ATATAGCATCAGATAAGCCACCTCTGGACTGGAAGACAAGGATGAAAATTGCCGAAGGAGCGGCAAAAGGACTTGAATACTTACACGAAACCGCTAACCCTCCCGTAATATATCGTGATTTCAAAGCTTCAAACATATTGCTAGATGAGGAATTCAACCCAAAGCTCTCTGATTTTGGTCTTGCAAAGTTAGGTCCTACTGGGGACAAATCTCATGTTTCCACTAGGGTGATGGGAACCTATGGTTACTGTGCTCCTGAATACGCGCTGACTGGACAACTGACGACGAAATCAGATGTCTACAGTTTTGGTGTTGTGTTCTTGGAGATTATAACTGGAAGAAGGGTTATAGACAATGCAAGACCAACAGcagaacaaaatttaattacttgg GCACAACCACTTTTCAAAGACAGAAGGAAATTTACCCTAATGGCAGATCCAAAGCTAGAAGGGGATTATCCAGTGAAGGCTCTATATCAAGCTTTGGCAGTGGCAGCCATGTGTTTACAAGAGGAAGCAAATACTCGACCATTGATCAGCGACGTGGTTACAGCTCTTGAATATTTAGCCGCAAACAAGGATGTTGATGCAGATGGAGATGTAGATGATGAATCAGATTCAGGTTCGGTATCAGGATCAGGATCAGGATCAGGTTCAGCTTCTCCTGATAGAAGTAGTAACAAAGgagataaaaatattgatgttgAGGGTGATGGAAGGTGA
- the LOC101217074 gene encoding fatty acid desaturase 4, chloroplastic yields MSILAQNKFLLSSRSHVNPCSTPIPRRVVYCIANTTVNGVATSPKHADGQLVIEREVISPTPLTFVNSSTYYSVLNDPSLRSTWSHRAWVAGGCTTVLISLAKSIVGAASSHIWLEPALAALVGYILADLGSGVYHWGIDNYGDASTPIFGTQIEAFQGHHKWPWTITKRQFANNLYALARAVTFAVLPVSLAIDDPILHGFVGMCSGCIMFSQQFHAWAHSKKSELPPLVVAMQNAGLLVSRTQHSTHHRPPYNNNYCIVSGIWNKLLDETKLFEALEMILYFKLGLRPRSWTEPNSEWTEETEILEQTTAH; encoded by the coding sequence aTGTCCATCTTAGCTCAAAACAAGTTCCTTCTGAGCTCTCGGTCCCATGTTAATCCATGCAGCACTCCGATTCCACGCAGAGTTGTCTACTGCATAGCTAATACCACCGTCAATGGTGTTGCTACCAGTCCGAAGCATGCTGATGGTCAACTAGTCATTGAGCGTGAGGTTATATCTCCTACTCCACTTACATTTGTCAATTCCTCCACCTATTATTCTGTTCTTAATGACCCGAGTTTACGATCAACTTGGAGTCATCGTGCGTGGGTGGCTGGTGGGTGCACCACAGTGCTAATCTCTTTGGCAAAATCAATAGTGGGTGCAGCCAGTTCACATATCTGGCTTGAGCCTGCTTTAGCAGCATTGGTAGGCTACATTTTAGCTGACCTTGGATCCGGAGTATATCATTGGGGCATCGATAACTATGGTGATGCATCAACCCCAATCTTCGGTACTCAAATAGAAGCATTCCAAGGCCATCACAAGTGGCCCTGGACAATCACGAAGCGACAGTTCGCCAACAATTTGTACGCTTTGGCACGAGCTGTGACTTTTGCTGTACTTCCTGTAAGCCTTGCAATTGATGATCCCATTCTACATGGTTTTGTTGGTATGTGCTCAGGTTGCATAATGTTTAGCCAACAGTTTCATGCATGGGCTCACAGTAAAAAGAGTGAACTACCTCCACTCGTGGTGGCAATGCAAAATGCTGGCCTGCTCGTGTCACGAACACAGCATTCAACACATCATCGTCCACCCTATAACAACAACTATTGCATAGTAAGTGGAATATGGaataagcttttggatgaaacaAAGCTTTTTGAGGCATTGGAGATGATCTTGTACTTCAAACTTGGGCTGAGACCAAGATCTTGGACTGAGCCTAATTCTGAATGGACTGAAGAGACCGAGATTCTTGAACAAACTACAGCCCATTAA
- the LOC101212998 gene encoding uncharacterized protein LOC101212998, protein MEALRKQLLTGLIILTLFVSGSRGWTGAIHGRVICDVCGDSSIGPEDHVLEGAEVAVLCITRSGEVLNYQAFTNAKGRYTVAETMSESDRWDACLARPISSFHEHCTHLGANSSGVKFSYNHPSGHSHTIRPFVYRPSSMPTYCI, encoded by the exons ATGGAAGCGCTGAGGAAGCAGCTGTTGACGGGCTTGATTATTCTCACACTTTTCGTTTCAGGTTCGAGAGGTTGGACCGGGGCAATCCATGGCCGAGTTATCTGCGATGTCTGCGGCGATTCTTCCATTGGCCCAGAAGACCATGTTCTTGAAG GTGCTGAAGTAGCAGTTCTTTGCATTACAAGATCGGGAGAAGTTCTAAATTACCAAGCATTTACCAACGCCAAGGGTAGATACACTGTTGCAGAGACCATGTCGGAAAGTGACCGTTGGGATGCATGCCTCGCTCGGCCGATCAGCAGTTTCCATGAACACTGCACCCATCTTGGCGCCAATAGCTCAGGTGTGAAGTTCAGTTACAATCATCCATCTGGTCACTCTCATACTATCAGGCCTTTTGTCTATCGTCCGAGCAGCATGCCAACATACTGCATCTGA